The proteins below are encoded in one region of Rhododendron vialii isolate Sample 1 chromosome 7a, ASM3025357v1:
- the LOC131331781 gene encoding hydroquinone glucosyltransferase-like, whose amino-acid sequence MISSKMDRTPHVALLPSPAMGHLIPLVEFAKQLVHHHHISSTLIIPTTGPPPQTQISVLESLPENINHIFLPPVDLPENLPNAESQMFITMSLSLPSLRDTLKLLTSTNRLVALFVDPFGIDAFDVAEEIGVAPHMFFPSPAMALLFCLHLPKLDKMFTCEYRDLPEPLKLPGCVPVHGRDFPDPIQDRSHVAYKKLLEMMSRITSSEGIIVNSFLDLEEGAIKALQVEEPGKPPVYPIGPLIQTGSSDGSDRPECLKWLDDQPSKSVLFVSFGSGGTLSHDQMNELALGLEMSGQKFLWVARSPSDKSDAAFFDAQSQTDPWGFLPKGFLERTERQGLVVSSWAPQIEVLRHGSTGGFLTHCGWNSTLESVVYGVPLIAWPLYAEQKMNAVMLNDDLNVALRPKANEIGKVEREEIARVVKELMEGEEGKKVHEKMKGLQDAAGKVLNKDGSSANSLSKLAFRWKN is encoded by the coding sequence ATGATTTCAAGCAAAATGGATCGAACACCCCATGTAGCACTTCTACCTAGCCCAGCGATGGGCCACCTAATCCCACTTGTGGAATTCGCCAAGCAACTtgtccaccaccaccacatctcCTCCACCCTCATCATCCCCACCACCGGACCGCCGCCACAAACCCAAATCTCCGTCCTCGAATCCCTCCCCGAAAACATCAACCACATCTTCCTTCCACCAGTTGACTTGCCTGAAAACCTCCCAAATGCCGAATCCCAAATGTTCATCACCATGTCCCTTTCTCTCCCCTCCCTCCGTGACACTTTAAAATTGTTAACCTCCACGAATCGGCTTGTGGCCCTTTTCGTTGATCCATTCGGAATCGACGCCTTTGATGTGGCCGAGGAAATTGGTGTTGCTCCGCACATGTTTTTCCCTTCCCCGGCCATGGCACTTTTGTTTTGCCTTCACTTGCCAAAGCTTGACAAAATGTTTACGTGCGAGTATAGAGACTTGCCCGAACCCTTGAAATTACCCGGTTGTGTACCGGTTCATGGTAGGGATTTCCCAGACCCAATTCAAGACCGGTCTCACGTCGCGTACAAGAAGCTACTTGAAATGATGTCGCGGATCACTTCATCCGAGGGCATAATTGTCAATAGCTTCTTGGACTTGGAAGAGGGAGCCATAAAAGCTTTACAAGTGGAAGAACCAGGTAAGCCGCCAGTTTACCCGATTGGACCACTTATACAAACAGGTTCGAGTGACGGGTCAGATCGGCCCGAGTGTTTGAAATGGTTGGATGATCAACCCAGTAAGTCTGTTCTGTTTGTCTCATTTGGAAGTGGTGGAACCCTCTCTCATGATCAGATGAATGAGCTAGCCTTAGGGTTGGAAATGAGTGGGCAAAAGTTTTTGTGGGTTGCGAGAAGCCCAAGTGACAAGTCCGACGCAGCCTTTTTCGATGCCCAAAGCCAAACTGACCCTTGGGGTTTCTTGCCAAAAGGGTTCTTGGAGAGGACCGAAAGGCAAGGCTTAGTGGTGTCGTCATGGGCCCCGCAAATTGAGGTGCTCCGCCATGGTTCCACGGGCGGATTTTTAACTCATTGCGGTTGGAATTCAACGCTTGAGAGTGTTGTTTATGGCGTGCCTCTGATCGCCTGGCCACTATACGCGGAACAGAAGATGAATGCTGTGATGTTAAATGACGACTTGAATGTGGCACTCAGACCTAAGGCGAATGAAATTGGAAAAGTGGAAAGAGAAGAGATTGCAAGAGTTGTGAAAGAACTcatggaaggagaagaagggaaaaaggtTCATGAAAAAATGAAGGGCTTACAGGATGCTGCTGGAAAGGTACTAAATAAAGATGGATCATCTGCAAACTCATTGTCTAAACTAGCATTCAGATGGAAAAACTAG